Proteins encoded by one window of Candidatus Paceibacterota bacterium:
- a CDS encoding response regulator — protein MAKNGKKILVVEDDKFLIKAYNIKFTKEGFNVVTAMDGVSGLDQAKSELPKLILLDLMLPKIDGFEFLKRMAQDEKIKNIPVIILSNLGQQSDKDKALSLGAKEYLIKADYSLDNIIEFVNKHIG, from the coding sequence ATGGCAAAAAACGGAAAAAAGATCTTGGTAGTCGAAGACGACAAATTTTTGATCAAGGCCTACAACATCAAATTCACAAAAGAAGGGTTCAATGTCGTCACGGCTATGGACGGAGTTTCCGGGCTGGACCAGGCAAAGAGCGAATTGCCCAAGCTGATCCTTCTGGACCTGATGCTTCCGAAGATCGACGGTTTTGAATTCCTGAAGAGGATGGCGCAAGATGAAAAAATAAAGAACATTCCGGTCATCATTCTTTCCAATCTTGGACAGCAAAGCGACAAAGACAAAGCGCTCTCTCTCGGAGCGAAAGAATATCTCATCAAGGCGGATTATTCTCTGGATAATATAATCGAGTTCGTAAATAAGCACATCGGATAG
- a CDS encoding type II secretion system protein, which produces MTKQEQLKGFTLLELLIVIAILSILAMALILVLNPAETMKKSRDTQRMTDLSTVKTAIGLYLTNSTTPAMDMGSNGSCKVGATWVGEESSGKIYYSVPSDTTDISDMILDGTTFTGTAGAGQVTAANIGLTTGNGWIPVNISSLAGGSPISNFPVDPVNTVTAAGVANSDLVYRYACGDSLTYEIDAKLESTEFGAKAVSDGGNNPDLYETGTSLTILGGGTDF; this is translated from the coding sequence GTGACTAAACAAGAACAATTAAAAGGATTTACGCTTCTGGAACTTTTGATAGTCATTGCAATACTATCAATCTTGGCTATGGCCCTGATCCTGGTGCTAAATCCGGCAGAAACGATGAAGAAAAGCAGGGACACTCAAAGGATGACCGATCTTTCAACAGTTAAAACAGCCATCGGACTATATCTTACAAATAGTACGACCCCTGCCATGGACATGGGAAGCAATGGTTCCTGCAAAGTGGGAGCAACCTGGGTAGGAGAAGAATCCAGTGGTAAGATATATTACAGCGTTCCAAGCGATACCACCGATATTTCGGATATGATACTGGATGGAACCACTTTCACAGGAACAGCTGGCGCTGGTCAGGTAACCGCAGCAAATATCGGGCTTACGACCGGAAATGGATGGATTCCCGTTAATATAAGCAGTCTAGCGGGAGGCTCTCCAATATCGAATTTTCCAGTTGACCCGGTCAATACAGTTACTGCTGCAGGCGTGGCCAATTCAGACCTTGTTTATAGATATGCTTGCGGAGATAGCTTAACTTATGAGATAGATGCCAAACTCGAAAGCACCGAATTCGGTGCGAAGGCAGTATCGGACGGCGGCAATAACCCGGATTTATACGAAACCGGAACTAGTCTGACAATTTTGGGTGGAGGAACAGATTTCTAA
- a CDS encoding response regulator, with amino-acid sequence MAKKKKTILIVEDDRYLTKAYSIKIKNAGFNVLLSANGEDGLVMAKEKKPDLIVLDLLLPRVDGFEFLKQIKADDELKGIPVLTISVLGQKSDQERALALGAEAYFIKTEYKLEDIVDRIKEYLK; translated from the coding sequence ATGGCAAAGAAAAAAAAGACTATACTTATAGTTGAAGACGACAGATACCTCACGAAAGCGTATTCCATAAAAATAAAGAATGCGGGTTTTAATGTACTCCTTTCCGCGAACGGCGAAGACGGGCTGGTCATGGCTAAAGAAAAAAAACCGGACCTTATCGTTCTGGACCTGCTTCTTCCGAGAGTCGATGGATTCGAGTTCCTGAAACAGATCAAAGCGGACGATGAGCTCAAGGGTATACCGGTTCTGACCATTTCCGTTCTCGGCCAGAAAAGCGACCAGGAAAGGGCTCTCGCGCTCGGTGCAGAGGCATATTTCATCAAAACGGAATATAAGCTGGAAGATATTGTTGACAGGATCAAGGAATACCTCAAATAA
- a CDS encoding PAS domain S-box protein yields the protein MLKIKTKLFLFFLTNAVFLCISTGFAIIYIEKLGSSIENMSSLGKAVDDIITHSEDFSKVAYSYSTLSPDKYDSLRSEMTFSASHFDHAIEVMQNDPNLHDYISSIKKIKDQYLDLAQKISLNRKSRYEQNLAHSATLSDLEETREGRIGEYSKLTADMELLLTQVGYSEKEFNFQFEDKEHSDEWLALIEDLEAASKKEESDEFSGLVATYAGIADRSIIEKNSLIDLDLNYGYYLEKIDNVSLENRVRNAKTKEYIDSMISRVRQSNNVFKLGSIFFIFFLLLFGSIMLAIYSRKTTAPILSLIDVSKKILGGDLSVRARIRSNDEMGYLSDTFDKMLDSIDEKNVRLKKESLQLKTLLSSISEGLLLIDEKYNILLANTAASLITRTASKDLQGKNLKETLEILHNMDMVPSDKWPFEHVFKTGRSISLKLNDEYYFKTREGRIFPVEIMIAPIESGNSTGAIVVFKDITEMKLIEEEREFSRKNLESVLKSIYIERDNVQEEKDKLEALLNSMGDAVLAIDEEKKVIAFNPVAEKITGLGVDEFEGETFSKKIKFIEEETQKTKEDFIDKVLLKGEKVELDDLAILNKKGKMVLVDINAAPIKNYKGVIIGCIIIFKDVTFKREAERMRTDFISIVSHQLRTPLSAMKWFLEILLDGDVGALKKEQKDVVSEIHESNKNMINFVNQMLNVSRIESRRLAINIEKIKLCKTISELLKEIKPFFTEKKQKISYNCIADKDLEINTDKNLLRNVLSSVLLNASRYTPQKGIIELQVSRYNKDFVLFKIKDNGIGIPEDEQVKIFRKFARASNAIRYEANGTGLGLYIVKSIINMVCGKIWFESVENKGTTFYFTIPIENMVCEIDENDKKMLI from the coding sequence ATGCTCAAGATCAAAACAAAACTTTTCCTTTTCTTCCTGACTAATGCGGTTTTTCTCTGCATAAGCACCGGCTTTGCGATCATTTATATTGAAAAACTGGGGAGTTCGATAGAAAACATGTCATCCCTCGGAAAAGCGGTAGACGACATCATAACTCACTCGGAAGATTTTTCCAAGGTCGCGTATTCATATTCGACGTTGAGCCCCGATAAATACGACTCGCTCCGGTCCGAAATGACATTTTCAGCTTCACATTTTGACCATGCCATAGAGGTTATGCAAAACGATCCCAATTTGCATGACTATATTTCAAGCATCAAAAAGATCAAAGATCAATATCTCGACCTTGCACAGAAGATCTCCTTGAACAGAAAATCCCGTTACGAACAGAACTTGGCACACAGCGCCACCCTTTCCGACCTTGAGGAAACAAGAGAAGGACGCATCGGAGAATACAGCAAGTTAACGGCCGATATGGAACTGCTGTTGACGCAAGTGGGTTACAGCGAAAAAGAATTTAATTTCCAATTTGAAGACAAAGAACATTCGGACGAGTGGCTGGCATTGATCGAAGATCTGGAAGCCGCCTCAAAAAAAGAAGAGTCGGATGAGTTCTCGGGGCTTGTGGCAACATATGCGGGAATTGCCGATCGGTCCATTATTGAAAAAAATTCATTGATCGATCTTGACCTCAATTACGGATATTATCTGGAAAAAATAGATAATGTGTCGCTCGAGAATCGGGTACGGAATGCAAAAACAAAAGAATATATTGATTCGATGATCAGCAGAGTCCGGCAAAGCAATAATGTTTTCAAACTGGGATCCATCTTCTTCATATTCTTCCTGCTTCTTTTCGGAAGCATAATGCTTGCAATATATTCAAGAAAGACTACAGCGCCGATATTGAGCCTGATCGATGTTTCAAAAAAGATACTCGGAGGAGATCTGTCTGTCAGAGCAAGGATAAGATCAAATGACGAAATGGGATACCTTTCCGACACATTCGACAAGATGCTCGACAGCATAGATGAAAAAAATGTCCGTCTCAAAAAAGAAAGCCTGCAGCTGAAGACTCTCCTTTCCTCCATAAGCGAAGGACTGCTGTTGATCGACGAGAAATACAACATACTCCTCGCAAACACCGCGGCTTCGCTTATAACCAGAACCGCTTCAAAAGATCTGCAGGGAAAGAATCTGAAAGAAACCCTCGAAATATTGCACAACATGGACATGGTGCCCAGCGACAAGTGGCCGTTCGAGCATGTTTTCAAAACCGGAAGGTCCATCTCGCTGAAATTAAACGATGAATACTATTTCAAAACAAGAGAAGGACGGATCTTCCCCGTCGAGATCATGATAGCACCCATCGAAAGCGGAAATTCTACCGGAGCGATTGTTGTGTTCAAGGACATAACGGAAATGAAACTGATAGAAGAAGAACGGGAATTTTCAAGAAAAAACCTTGAAAGCGTTTTAAAAAGCATATACATAGAGCGCGACAACGTCCAGGAAGAGAAAGACAAGCTCGAAGCGCTTCTCAACAGCATGGGCGACGCGGTTCTTGCGATCGACGAAGAGAAAAAAGTGATCGCATTCAATCCGGTCGCAGAAAAGATCACGGGACTTGGAGTGGATGAATTCGAAGGAGAAACATTCAGCAAAAAGATCAAGTTCATTGAAGAAGAGACCCAAAAGACCAAGGAGGATTTTATCGACAAGGTCCTTTTGAAAGGTGAAAAAGTGGAGCTGGACGATCTCGCCATTTTGAATAAAAAAGGAAAAATGGTCCTTGTCGACATAAATGCCGCCCCGATCAAGAACTACAAAGGCGTCATTATCGGATGCATCATAATTTTCAAAGACGTGACGTTCAAAAGGGAAGCGGAAAGAATGAGAACAGATTTCATCTCGATCGTTTCACACCAGCTGAGAACTCCCCTTTCGGCAATGAAGTGGTTCCTGGAGATCCTTCTTGACGGAGATGTCGGAGCTCTCAAAAAAGAACAGAAAGATGTCGTCAGCGAGATACATGAAAGCAACAAGAATATGATCAATTTCGTGAACCAAATGCTCAACGTATCCAGGATCGAAAGCCGGCGCCTCGCGATAAACATCGAGAAAATAAAACTTTGCAAGACTATAAGCGAACTTCTGAAAGAGATCAAGCCCTTTTTCACGGAAAAGAAACAGAAGATATCATATAACTGCATCGCCGACAAAGACCTTGAGATAAACACCGACAAGAACCTCCTCCGGAATGTCCTGAGCAGCGTCCTGCTCAACGCATCGAGATATACTCCGCAAAAAGGGATCATCGAGCTTCAGGTCAGCAGATATAACAAAGATTTCGTGCTGTTTAAGATCAAAGACAATGGCATAGGCATCCCCGAAGATGAACAGGTGAAGATCTTCAGAAAGTTCGCGCGGGCAAGCAATGCCATCAGATATGAAGCGAATGGAACTGGCTTGGGCCTCTATATAGTGAAATCGATCATAAATATGGTCTGCGGGAAGATCTGGTTCGAATCCGTTGAGAACAAGGGCACGACATTCTATTTCACGATTCCAATCGAAAATATGGTCTGCGAGATCGATGAAAATGACAAAAAAATGCTGATCTGA